The Marivirga tractuosa DSM 4126 genome contains the following window.
TTTATTAATTTATAAAGTATTTCAGCCTAAGTTAAGACCAATGAATACCCGTAAAGCTTTTTTAAAAGAATTAACCTATAAAATTAATGGTGCAGCAATAGAAGTTCATAAAGAATTAGGACCTGGTTTGTTGGAAAGTGTATATCATCAATGTCTGATCCACGAATTAAAAAATCAAAATATTTATTTTCAAACAGAGAAATTAATTGAAGTAAATTATAAAGGACTGAATTTAGATACCAATTTAAGATGTGACATCTTAGTTGAAAATTCAATATGTATCGAACTCAAAGCCGTAAAAGAAATGCTGCCGGTTCATGATGCTCAAATTTTATCGTATATGAAGCTATTAAAGGTACCAAAAGGTATTTTATATAATTTCAATGTCTACAATCTTTTTAACCAAGGACAAAAAACTTTTGTAAATGAGTTTTTTATTTAATTAAGATGATCTATTTAGAGTCATTCAAAGTACAAGAGCAAAACCTCAACTAAGAATTGCCAGCGGCAATTCCTCTTTTGTGTTCTTTTATTTCTTTTGTGGTTAATTTTATATGGCGGCTCCCGACTTTCAGTGCGGGACAGGTTTTGCGTGAATCACCTTTTCGGCTTTGCCGAAATAATAGCCTTAATACTCCATTCCAATATCTTTTTGCGTATCAAAAGACATCAATTCCTTTTCCAAGTCATTCAAAATCTCTCCTGAAGTCACCAATGAATTTTCAAACTCATCGGCTTCTTCATCACCAGCAAAGCGAATGCTTACCTCCTGATCAAGCGGTAAAAAAATAGCCTCAAAAACTTCAGATAATTGTAATTTAGTAAGCTCCAAAATACCGGAATTCAAAGCTGCTTGGGTAATCTTATCTTTTCTTTCCGCTTCTATTTCTTTAATCTCCTTCATGGCGGCTTCCATTCTGTTTTCAAAGAGTGTGATATCCAAATCCAACACTCTTAAACTTTCAAATTCAGCCTGATCCCATTTGAAATTTGGAACATCCAGTTTCGGATCGGGCAGAAGGATAGTGATATTCTGATCATCATCACTACTGACCACCATATCCTTTAAATCTACAAAAGCAGAAATCTCTACTGGAATTTCATAATAAGCAATAATTGGTCGGTTGGGTTTGTTTCGCCTATGGACAAAATAAACATCATTCAATACCACTTTAGCACCATGGAAATCTTGTTGCAGAATCACCTCTTTAACTTGGGCTTCTTCGAGGTACTTTCGTGGATGTTGCAGCTCCAGAGTAGCCCAAACTGCCAAAGGTGCTACAATTAAAGTCACAAAAAGAGCGGTTAATAGATAAGGTTTCATTCGGTTCTGTTTTGGTGAATACAGAAGTAAATGTAAGGAACGATTTTAATTATTGAAAATAAGCTCATTTAAAACCAAAAAACCACCCAGTTTCCCAGGTGGTTTTCGGCTATGAATAAACAATTTGTGTTTATTTTCTTTAGTCTAGAATCTTTTATCTAGGTTCTTAGGTCTCATTTAAGATCCACACATTTCGCAATCATCAGGATTGTCCAATGAGCAGGCTACTTGTGCTGCTTTTAATGCCGCTAAGTCGTCTTCTGCATTGGCTTGTGGCCCTTGACCTTGTGTTCCAACACTATTTTGCGGTCTGTTTACCTTGGTGTCCGTACTTTGTGTGATATCCTGAGGCTTTTGCTCCGGCTGTGGCTCGTTCAACTGACTCTTATCAACAGTAAACTGAATTGCACTTGTTGCTGCTTTAGAGCGCAAGTAATACATACCTGTTTTCAATCCTTTCTTCCAGGCATAGAAATGCATAGAAGTCATTTTACCGAAATTAGGGTCTTGCATGAACAAGTTCATACTCTGTGACTGGCAAATGTAAGCACCACGATCTGCCGCCATATCAATAATGGCTTTCTGAGAAATCTCCCAAACCGTTTTATACAGTTCTTTGATATCCTGTGGAATATCCGCAATATCCTGAACAGAACCATTGGCTGCGATCAGTTTATTTTTCATATTATCATTCCACATGCCTCTTTCGATCAAGTCTCGCATTAGGTGCTTGTTCACTACCACAAACTCACCTGACAAGGTTCTTCTGGTGTAGATGTTAGAGGTATAAGGTTCAAAACACTCATTATTTCCTAAAATTTGAGAAGTAGAAGCCGTTGGCATTGGCGCTACTAATAAAGAGTTACGAACTCCATTTTTCTTCACTTCCTGCTTCAATGTAGTCCAGTCCCATCTATCAGTTGGCTCTACATTCCACATATCGAATTGGAAAATGCCTTTAGAAACCGGTGAACCTTTATAGGTTTCATAAGGGCCTTCTTTAACTGCCAAATCTTTAGAGGCGGTCATAGCTGCAAAGTAGATAGTTTCAAAGATTTCCTTGTTCAATTTTCTTGACTCTTCTGAATCAAATGGATAACGCAATAACATAAAGGCATCTGCCAATCCCTGAACACCCAACCCAATTGGTCTGTGTCTCATATTGGAAGTTCTAGCCTCTTCTACTGGGTAATAATTCACATCAATCACACGGTTTAAGTTTACTGTAGCCGTATAAGTGATGTCATATAATTTATCGTGATCAAAGAATTTCTGTCCATTTTCATCCTCTTGCAC
Protein-coding sequences here:
- a CDS encoding GxxExxY protein, which translates into the protein MNTRKAFLKELTYKINGAAIEVHKELGPGLLESVYHQCLIHELKNQNIYFQTEKLIEVNYKGLNLDTNLRCDILVENSICIELKAVKEMLPVHDAQILSYMKLLKVPKGILYNFNVYNLFNQGQKTFVNEFFI
- a CDS encoding DUF4230 domain-containing protein — translated: MKPYLLTALFVTLIVAPLAVWATLELQHPRKYLEEAQVKEVILQQDFHGAKVVLNDVYFVHRRNKPNRPIIAYYEIPVEISAFVDLKDMVVSSDDDQNITILLPDPKLDVPNFKWDQAEFESLRVLDLDITLFENRMEAAMKEIKEIEAERKDKITQAALNSGILELTKLQLSEVFEAIFLPLDQEVSIRFAGDEEADEFENSLVTSGEILNDLEKELMSFDTQKDIGMEY